The following coding sequences are from one Arcobacter nitrofigilis DSM 7299 window:
- a CDS encoding efflux RND transporter permease subunit: MGAFFINRPIFAWVISIIIMLAGLGSIYNLPVAQYPDIAPPTIRISATYTGADAETVENSVTQLLEQQLTGLDGLLYFSSSSDSSGDVSIKVSFEQGTDPDIAQVQVQNKISQVLTRLPSSVQEQGVNVTKSQSDYLMIAALYDETDKATGSDISDYLVSNIQDSIARVEGVGSIRVFGSQYAMRIWLDPSKLLAYKLMPSDISAAIKNQNVQVSAGSIGAMPTLANQELNATVTAESKLQTPQQFKDIIIKNDKNGALVRLSDVARVEIGNESYGTIPRLNRHPASGLAVMLSSGANALSTAKRVRDVLTSLQRNMPDGYKIAYPIDSTKFISISINEVVKTLIEAIVLVVLVVFLFLQSWRATIIPAIAVPVVLLGTFGVLQVFGYSINTLTMFGMVLSIGLLVDDAIVVIENVERIMREKGLSAHDATVESMKEVSTVLIGIAVVLSAVFLPMAFFDGSTGVIYRQFSITIVSSMILSVIVALTLTPALCASLLNSNHLDKETGFFHWFNNTFESITKKYSKKVFNILNKPKRWMFLYAIILVVMSYLTYKLPTSFLPLEDQGKVMAQISLPQGASIKRTNEIAKELENYFLDTEKDNIKAIFTISGFNFSGSGQNAGLAFLSLKDWDKRKDSAREIVNRTNRNLSKIRDARIFALNPPSIRGLGNTNGFTFQLQANAGTPRDTLKQMRDTLLSKASKDPMLTGIRLGSMSETSQLHIDIDHEKAVSLGLKLPDINSTLNAAWAGSYVNDFIDRGRVKKVYIQGDAQFRSAPDDIYKWYVRGSDGKSMSSFSNFAKTTWSYGPESLSRYNGLAAYEIQGSGAPGVSSGDAMNEMSKLAKELPKGTSFAWSGLSYQEYKSSGQSAFLYSVSILFVFLCLAALYESWSIPFSVLLVLPLGIIGAVTITSIRGLENDVYFQVALLTVIGLSSKNAILIVEFVEAAYKNGHSLLEAAVEGARLRFRPILMTSLAFVVGVLPLAVSTGAGANSRIAIGTGIVGGTLSATILGVFMIPLFYVLISSIFRRDKKVNSKTIEKGENK, from the coding sequence ATGGGAGCTTTTTTTATAAACAGACCCATTTTTGCATGGGTTATTTCAATCATTATTATGTTAGCTGGATTAGGTTCTATTTACAATCTTCCTGTGGCACAATATCCAGATATAGCACCTCCTACGATTAGAATTTCTGCAACTTATACAGGAGCAGATGCTGAGACTGTTGAAAATAGTGTTACTCAATTATTAGAACAACAATTAACAGGATTAGATGGTTTATTATACTTTTCTTCTTCAAGTGATTCTTCGGGAGATGTTTCAATAAAAGTATCTTTTGAACAAGGTACAGATCCAGATATAGCCCAAGTTCAAGTTCAAAATAAAATTTCCCAAGTATTAACTAGACTTCCAAGTTCAGTCCAAGAACAAGGGGTAAATGTAACTAAATCACAATCAGATTATTTGATGATTGCTGCTTTATATGATGAGACAGATAAGGCAACAGGTTCTGATATTTCTGATTATTTGGTTAGTAATATACAAGATTCAATAGCAAGAGTTGAAGGAGTTGGGAGTATTAGAGTTTTTGGCTCTCAATATGCAATGCGTATTTGGTTGGACCCATCAAAACTTTTAGCATATAAACTTATGCCTTCAGATATATCAGCAGCTATAAAAAATCAAAATGTTCAAGTTTCAGCAGGAAGCATAGGAGCGATGCCTACTTTAGCAAATCAAGAATTAAATGCAACAGTTACTGCTGAATCTAAATTACAAACTCCCCAACAGTTTAAAGATATAATTATAAAAAATGATAAAAATGGAGCTTTAGTTCGTCTTTCAGATGTGGCAAGGGTTGAAATAGGAAATGAATCATATGGGACAATTCCAAGATTAAATAGGCACCCTGCATCAGGACTTGCGGTTATGTTATCATCAGGGGCAAATGCACTTTCAACTGCAAAAAGAGTTCGTGATGTTTTAACTTCTTTGCAACGTAATATGCCAGATGGATATAAAATAGCATATCCAATAGATAGTACTAAATTTATTAGTATCTCTATAAACGAAGTTGTGAAGACTTTAATAGAAGCTATAGTACTTGTGGTACTTGTAGTTTTTCTATTTTTACAAAGTTGGAGAGCTACAATTATTCCAGCAATTGCTGTTCCCGTTGTACTTTTAGGAACCTTCGGAGTTCTTCAAGTTTTTGGATACTCAATAAATACCTTAACAATGTTTGGAATGGTTTTATCCATTGGTTTACTTGTTGATGATGCCATTGTTGTAATTGAAAATGTTGAAAGGATTATGAGAGAAAAGGGTCTTTCTGCCCATGATGCTACAGTTGAATCAATGAAAGAAGTAAGTACTGTCTTAATAGGAATTGCTGTTGTTCTTTCTGCTGTTTTCTTACCTATGGCATTTTTTGATGGCTCAACTGGTGTTATTTATCGACAATTTTCTATTACAATTGTCTCGTCTATGATTTTATCTGTTATTGTAGCTTTAACGTTAACACCTGCTTTATGTGCTTCATTATTAAACTCAAATCACCTAGATAAAGAGACAGGTTTTTTCCATTGGTTTAATAATACTTTTGAATCAATTACTAAAAAGTATTCAAAAAAAGTTTTTAATATATTAAATAAACCAAAAAGATGGATGTTTTTATATGCCATAATATTAGTAGTTATGTCATATTTAACATATAAACTTCCTACTAGTTTTTTACCCCTAGAAGACCAAGGTAAAGTTATGGCTCAAATTTCTTTACCACAAGGTGCTTCAATAAAAAGAACTAATGAGATAGCAAAAGAACTTGAAAATTATTTTCTAGATACAGAAAAAGATAATATAAAAGCCATTTTTACAATCTCAGGATTTAACTTTAGTGGAAGTGGACAAAATGCTGGATTGGCATTTCTTTCATTGAAAGATTGGGATAAGAGAAAAGATAGTGCAAGGGAGATAGTAAATCGTACAAATAGAAATCTATCTAAAATAAGAGATGCTAGAATTTTTGCTTTAAATCCTCCTTCAATAAGAGGATTAGGAAATACAAATGGTTTTACTTTTCAACTTCAAGCAAATGCTGGAACACCTAGAGATACTTTAAAACAAATGAGAGATACTCTTTTAAGTAAGGCTTCAAAAGATCCTATGCTTACAGGAATTAGACTTGGAAGTATGTCTGAAACTTCTCAGTTACATATAGATATTGACCATGAAAAAGCTGTCTCGTTAGGTCTTAAATTACCTGATATTAACTCAACACTAAATGCTGCATGGGCAGGAAGTTATGTAAATGACTTTATTGATAGGGGTCGGGTTAAAAAAGTATATATCCAAGGTGATGCACAATTTCGTTCTGCCCCTGATGACATTTATAAATGGTATGTAAGAGGTAGTGATGGGAAGAGTATGAGTTCTTTTTCAAATTTCGCAAAGACAACTTGGAGTTATGGACCAGAGAGTTTATCTAGATACAATGGATTAGCTGCTTATGAGATACAAGGTTCAGGTGCCCCAGGAGTAAGTTCAGGAGATGCCATGAATGAAATGTCAAAACTAGCAAAAGAACTTCCAAAGGGGACTAGTTTTGCATGGAGTGGATTATCATACCAAGAGTATAAATCAAGTGGACAAAGTGCATTTTTATACTCAGTATCTATTTTATTTGTTTTCCTATGTCTTGCAGCTCTTTATGAGAGTTGGTCTATTCCTTTTTCTGTTTTATTAGTTCTTCCATTAGGGATAATCGGTGCTGTGACAATTACTTCAATTAGAGGATTAGAAAATGATGTTTATTTTCAAGTTGCCTTACTAACAGTAATTGGATTATCCTCTAAAAATGCAATTTTGATTGTAGAATTTGTTGAAGCTGCCTATAAAAATGGTCACTCCTTATTAGAAGCAGCAGTAGAAGGTGCAAGATTAAGATTTAGACCTATTTTAATGACTTCATTGGCCTTCGTTGTTGGTGTTTTACCACTTGCAGTTTCAACAGGCGCAGGAGCAAATAGTAGAATCGCTATAGGAACAGGAATAGTAGGAGGAACGCTTAGTGCTACAATTCTTGGAGTATTTATGATTCCACTATTTTATGTATTGATTAGTTCAATATTTAGAAGAGACAAAAAAGTAAATTCAAAAACAATTGAAAAAGGAGAGAATAAATGA
- a CDS encoding efflux transporter outer membrane subunit — protein sequence MKTNKLIHISFSFVLSIFLSACSLIDSRYEQPTAPVPINWPKGEAYKEQINPTINKALVWENMILDEKLKKVIKIALKQNRSIKESIANIESARATYKVQHAGEFPSIDAGVSGTKARSLNSSNTNKDTSSISENYKATVGLSSYELDFFGKAKNLSKIDFEKYLSIQEAQKVTKITTIAEVTNAWLTLAADKSLLDFAKETVNSSKKSLKIIQQRVNLGVDSKVTLYDAQTVYYQAMADIEKYKTQIAQDLNALNLLVGENVKEELLPSKLDENKEYLATIPVGLSSKVLLNRPDILQAEHDLKAANANISVARAAYFPSISITTSAGIASSALNNLFTGGAASIWSFVPSISLPIFDWGAKGASLDYAKSQRDLYIAKYELAIQTAFKEVADALARYGTIENQLNAQKNLVDASKNSFFLSQRRYKSGIDTYLNALSSQRNLYKVEQNLISLRLTKINNRVTLYRVLANDDK from the coding sequence ATGAAAACAAATAAACTAATTCATATATCTTTCTCTTTTGTTTTATCAATTTTTCTTAGTGCTTGTAGTTTAATAGATTCAAGATATGAACAACCTACAGCTCCTGTACCAATAAATTGGCCAAAGGGTGAAGCATATAAAGAACAAATAAACCCAACTATTAACAAAGCCCTTGTCTGGGAAAATATGATTCTAGATGAAAAACTTAAAAAAGTTATCAAAATAGCACTTAAACAAAATCGCTCAATAAAAGAATCAATAGCAAATATAGAATCTGCAAGAGCCACATATAAAGTACAACATGCAGGAGAATTTCCATCAATTGATGCAGGAGTTTCTGGTACTAAAGCTCGTTCATTAAATAGTTCAAATACAAATAAAGACACCTCAAGTATATCTGAAAACTACAAAGCAACAGTGGGCTTGAGTTCTTATGAGTTAGATTTCTTTGGGAAAGCAAAAAACTTATCTAAAATAGATTTTGAAAAGTATTTATCTATTCAAGAAGCCCAAAAAGTTACTAAAATAACTACTATTGCAGAAGTAACAAATGCTTGGTTAACTCTAGCAGCAGATAAAAGTTTACTTGATTTTGCAAAAGAGACTGTAAATAGTAGTAAAAAGAGTTTAAAAATTATTCAACAAAGGGTTAATTTAGGAGTAGATTCTAAAGTTACTCTTTATGATGCTCAAACAGTATATTACCAAGCAATGGCAGATATTGAAAAATACAAAACACAAATTGCCCAAGACTTAAATGCACTTAATTTATTAGTTGGTGAAAATGTAAAAGAAGAGTTACTTCCTTCTAAATTAGATGAAAACAAAGAGTATTTAGCAACTATTCCAGTTGGCTTATCTTCTAAAGTTTTATTAAATCGTCCAGACATTTTACAAGCAGAGCATGATTTAAAAGCTGCAAATGCAAATATTAGTGTGGCAAGAGCAGCTTATTTCCCATCTATTTCTATTACCACAAGTGCGGGAATTGCAAGTAGTGCTTTAAATAATCTTTTTACAGGAGGAGCGGCTTCTATTTGGTCATTTGTACCAAGTATTTCTTTACCAATTTTTGATTGGGGAGCAAAAGGGGCTTCTTTGGATTATGCTAAGTCTCAAAGAGATTTATACATAGCAAAATATGAACTTGCAATCCAAACTGCTTTTAAAGAAGTTGCAGATGCCCTTGCTAGATATGGAACAATTGAGAATCAATTGAATGCACAAAAAAACTTAGTAGATGCATCTAAAAATAGCTTTTTTCTCTCTCAAAGACGTTATAAATCAGGTATTGA